The following coding sequences lie in one Yamadazyma tenuis chromosome 3, complete sequence genomic window:
- the SYR1 gene encoding arginyl-tRNA synthetase (EggNog:ENOG503NVK0; COG:J) — translation MSDIKLGLENPTAVEGSYPNHNVLDLLRNYITDELHQLSSVDKRIIFESLDIPSTLDKGDLIIPVPRLRLKGINPKDKAAEWASAFNKGKYLKEIKAEGPFLQFFIDNSLLYKLLIKDTLERKSSYGSLPVGLGKKIIVEFSSPNIAKPFHAGHLRSTIIGGFIANLYETFGWNVTRINYLGDWGKQFGLLAVGFDKYGSQEALDNDPINHLFDVYVKINKDVVEEGEDSEINNKAREFFRKLEDDDQDAISLWKKFRELSIKKYIETYNRLNIKFDVYSGESQVSKDIIKKVSDIFEERGLLYEDKGAKLIDLTKYNKKLGKCLIQKSDGTSIYLTRDVGEAIKRYETYKFDKMIYVIACQQDLHVAQFFEILKQMGFSWSKDLLHVNFGMVLGMSTRKGTVVFLDNILEETKEKMHEVMKKNEGKYAQIENPDEIADLVGISAVMVQDFQSKRINNYEFKWDRMTSFEGDTGPYLQYAHSRLMSVQRKSGFEESELLNANYDLLTEECATNLIRVIAQYPETLNKALKTHEASAVVTYLFNLSHIVSTCYDILWVAGQEKELAVARLALYASARQVLNNGMKLLGLTPVERM, via the exons ATGTCAGACATTAAA TTAGGCCTCGAAAACCCAACAGCTGTCGAAGGATCATACCCCAACCATAACGTCCTCGACTTATTGAGAAACTATATTACCGATGAGTTGCACCAGTTGTCCAGTGTTGATAAGAGAATTATCTTTGAAAGTTTGGATATCCCAAGTACTTTGGACAAAGGTGACTTGATCATCCCAGTTCCAAGATTGAGATTAAAGGGTATTAACCCTAAGGACAAGGCTGCTGAATGGGCATCTGCCTTTAACAAAGgaaagtacttgaaggagatAAAAGCTGAAGGTCCTTTCTTACAATTCTTCATAGATAACCTGTTGTTATACAAGCTACTTATAAAGGATACTTTAGAAAGAAAGTCTTCATACGGTTCTTTACCTGTTGGTTTAGGCAAGAAGATTATTGTTGAGTtctcttctccaaataTTGCTAAACCATTCCATGCTGGTCATTTAAGATCCACAATTATTGGAGGTTTTATTGCCAACTTATACGAAACTTTTGGATGGAATGTCACTAGAATCAACTACTTGGGTGACTGGGGAAAGCAATTTGGTCTTTTAGCCGTTGGGTTCGACAAGTACGGATCTCAAGAAGCATTGGACAATGACCCAATTAATCACTTATTTGACGTTTACgtgaaaatcaacaaggatgttgttgaggaaggtgaagattcggagatcaacaacaaggcTAGAGAGTTCTTCAGGAAATTAGAAGACGATGACCAGGATGCCATAAGCTTATGGAAAAAATTCAGAGAATTGTCTATTAAAAAGTACATTGAAACCTACAACCGtctcaacatcaagttcgATGTCTACTCCGGTGAGTCTCAAGTGTCGAAAGATATCATTAAAAAGGTGTCtgacatttttgaagaaagaggtTTATTATACGAAGACAAAGGTGCCAAATTAATTGACTTGACCAAatacaacaagaagttgggtAAATGTTTGATTCAAAAGTCTGATGGTACCTCCATATACTTGACCCGTGATGTAGGTGAAGCTATCAAGCGTTATGAAACatacaagtttgacaagatGATTTATGTCATTGCCTGTCAACAGGACTTGCACGTTGCCCAGTTCTTTGAGATATTGAAACAAATGGGATTCAGTTGGTCTAAGGACTTGCTTCACGTTAACTTCGGTATGGTCCTCGGAATGTCCACCAGAAAGGGTACtgtggtgtttttggacaacattttggaagaaaccaagGAGAAGATGCATgaggtgatgaagaagaatgaagGAAAATATGCTCAGATCGAAAACCCTGATGAGATTGCCGACTTGGTGGGAATATCTGCCGTCATGGTTCAAGACTTCCAAAGTAAGAGAATTAATAACTACGAATTCAAGTGGGACAGAATGACTTCATTTGAAGGTGACACCGGTCCCTATTTGCAGTATGCTCATTCTCGTTTGATGTCTGTGCAAAGAAAGTCTGGTTTCGAGGAGTCTGAGTTGCTCAATGCTAACTACGACTTGTTAACGGAAGAATGTGCCACCAATTTGATCAGGGTGATTGCACAATACCCAGAAACCTTGAACAAGGCGCTTAAGACCCATGAGGCATCTGCTGTGGTGACTTATTTGTTTAACTTGAGTCATATTGTTTCTACCTGTTATGACATATTGTGGGTTGCTGGTCAAGAAAAGGAATTGGCAGTGGCTAGATTGGCATTATACGCTTCTGCCAGAcaagtgttgaacaacggtatgaagttgttgggaTTGACACCTGTTGAAAGAATGTAG
- the pli1 gene encoding E3 SUMO-protein ligase pli1 (EggNog:ENOG503NYWT; COG:K) translates to MPGDDTYLPELNLSEIEALKDGLKYFKVSQLRELSRSLGVRQGKKKAETIENIRAIIDRFLKPFDKVSLVTIIVLTEMLKARPDLPVFASLYRGLETGTVNYQSTLQSISALKSSSVPNYRTHPTNIKAVSKKAPPTRSPFTLVFEPSPFHELIKDLPEFPGVGYGSATRSQILMNITLSPEDRELLKDPSNRVYLRCTNFDKVSVRTCSIEYPDKMELSVNGQTIKESGVRGIKNVPGTARPFDITDHLKQESNSIKLLFIDKNPFMLIGSICKKFSITEVLQKLNMKRIPKEVEIQKIKASHDNTDDDISVGIEKVSLKCPLSYARIRLPVKSEQCDHTGCFDAYSFLALQEQISTWKCPICQKRISAEELRISEYFEDIIKSSKIETEMVMLAEDGGWIEQMQDDDDISETDSSKHMVREPAKDESMIETIVLDSDESDEESAEDPPETALSDDLDDIPIAAAAFRHVPRVISDDDGEGNIEQPTESPHPDKVRGSALSGDSLGDTLLDAPGRSEQPVEMLSDTPAPAAESETTPQNQFQPTQSPSDIPQNEDLTSEAPIGRDTGKEVSNTVVDPPTNDEYRSDYSHMSHYPHASLVPRATSLFGPSSVLLSGPNNQSHRTREEQMTCGSTQIPNRAEPMSSGQIVSLPSLNLMVGEGQDKLSTSLPLRPIQLPSDSVAQVHSNNVRSGIRNGTSFQNFSSRSSSITSPSSGETEAQANTQKKESSTPNHMVRSHRSYNLISNILSEQDRPSTSSTEGQKDLVIAQSTGGNGRTTGNSSAQNLSKNTEIPPTTHQDVPENTGLSSGASQVQLLKEKIRSYKQNQIGDIDGAPEDVFPEPSRNTSGKGAQHVNQPADSAQSSTSPKGLNEIVSTDPNRNGPSKGSKTVVENRDDFVWVDGESNEPPRMAPVAPSQKTLPHTSINNQVIENPTSERNAESSNYSTSKPVQANFSNINPVQKHQNDSDNEEAITPMKKKTKTMGLLGIHLSDDPRDYSISPLNGKVGEMNLNSP, encoded by the exons ATGCCCGGAGACGATACATATCTTCCAGAACTAAATCTTCTGGAGATCGAGGCCTTGAAGGATGGGCTCAAATACTTCAAAGTCAGTCAACTTCGAGAGCTTTCTAGATCTCTAGGTGTCCGCCAGGGTAAGAAGAAAGCTGAAACAATAGAAAATATCAGAGCTATTATAGATCGGTTTCTTAAGCCGTTTGACAAGGTTTCCCTCGTCACCATTATCGTCTTGACGGAGATGTTGAAAGCCAGACCTGATCTCCCCGTGTTTGCTTCACTTTACCGTGGATTGGAAACAGGTACTGTGAATTACCAATCCACCCTTCAACTGATATCAGCCCTTAAAAGTTCATCAGTGCCGAACTACAGAACTCACCCTACTAATATTAAAGCGGTCTCCAAGAAAGCTCCCCCAACAAGGTCGCCTTTTACGTTGGTGTTCGAACCTTCCCCTTTTCATGAGCTTATCAAAGACCTTCCAGAATTTCCTGGTGTTGGTTACGGCTCAGCAACTAGACTGCAAATTCTTATGAATATTACTTTATCCCCTGAAGACAGAGAACTACTAAAAGACCCAAGTAACCGAGTGTATTTGCGATGTACCAACTTCGACAAGGTCCTGGTCCGCACCTGCTCCATAGAATATCCGGATAAAATGGAACTTCTGGTCAACGGTCAGACCATTAAGGAATCGGGGGTACGAGGGATAAAGAATGTTCCGGGAACTGCTAGGCCTTTTGATATTACTGATCACCTTAAACAGGAGTCGAATAGCATTAAACTACTATTCATAGATAAAAACCCCTTCATGCTCATCGGGAGTATCTGCAAGAAATTCAGTATCACAGaggttcttcaaaagttAAATATGAAAAGAATCCCCAAAGAAGTGGAGATCCAAAAGATCAAAGCCAGTCATGACAACacagatgatgatatttcaGTGGGCATAGAAAAGGTTTCACTCAAATGTCCTTTATCTTATGCCCGGATCCGACTTCCAGTAAAGTCTGAACAATGCGATCACACTGGATGTTTTGATGCATATTCATTTCTTGCTTTACAAGAACAGATATCTACCTGGAAATGCCCGATCTGTCAAAAGCGTATTTCAGCGGAGGAGTTGAGAATATCTgaatactttgaagacatAATAAAATCAAGTAAAATCGAAACTGAAATGGTTATGTTAGCAGAAGACGGTGGTTGGATTGAGCAGATgcaagatgatgatgatatctcAGAGACTGATTCTTCTAAACACATGGTCAGGGAACCTGCAAAGGATGAATCAATGATTGAAACTATTGTCTTAGACAGTGATGAGTCGGACGAAGAGTCGGCCGAAGATCCACCTGAAACCGCTTTGCTGGATGATTTGGACGACATTCCGATTGCTGCAGCGGCCTTTAGACATGTCCCTAGGGTAATatctgatgatgatggtgaaggAAACATAGAACAACCCACTGAGCTGCCACATCCAGATAAAGTGCGTGGTAGTGCCCTTCTGGGTGACCTGCTTGGTGACACACTTTTGGATGCCCCAGGTCGTCTGGAACAACCTGTTGAGATGCTTTCTGATACACCTGCTCCTGCGGCAGAGCTGGAGACCACTCCACAAAACCAGTTTCAGCCTACACAGAGTCCCAGCGATAT ACCTCAGAATGAGGATCTCACTAGTGAAGCTCCTATCGGTAGAGATACAGGAAAAGAAGTCTCGAACACTGTAGTTGATCCTCCTACCAATGATGAATATCGTTCTGATTATTCACACATGCTGCACTACCCACATGCGTCGCTAGTACCCCGGGCTACATCATTGTTTGGGCCGTCAAGCGTTTTACTCTCAGGCCCTAATAATCAAAGTCATAGAACCCGAGAAGAGCAGATGACTTGCGGGTCAACCCAAATTCCTAACAGGGCAGAACCGATGTCTTCGGGTCAAATAGTGTCCCTTCCGTCTCTCAATTTAATGGTCGGAGAAGGTCAAGACAAGCTTTCTACCTCCTTACCCTTACGTCCAATTCAGTTACCATCGGATTCTGTTGCTCAAGTCCACTCCAATAATGTAAGAAGTGGTATCAGAAATGGAACTAGTTTCCAGAACTTTTCTTCGAGATCCAGCTCCATTACCTCCCCCAGCAGCGGTGAAACTGAGGCACAAGCAAATACTcagaagaaagaatcaTCGACTCCAAACCACATGGTAAGAAGCCACCGTTCCTATAATTTGATTTCTAATATTTTATCTGAACAAGACAgaccatcaacatcatcaacagaaGGACAAAAGGACTTAGTAATAGCTCAGTCAACCGGTGGTAATGGTAGAACCACTGGAAATAGCTCAGCTCAGAATTTGTCGAAAAACACTGAAATACCTCCTACAACTCATCAAGATGTACCAGAAAACACTGGTTTATCTTCCGGTGCATCTCAAGTGCAACTTCTCAAAGAGAAAATCAGGAGCTATAAACAAAATCAGATTGGTGATATAGATGGTGCTCCAGAGGATGTATTCCCTGAACCTTCTCGTAATACCTCGGGCAAGGGGGCCCAACACGTCAATCAACCGGCTGATTCTGCTCAAAGCTCTACCAGTCCAAAAGGTCTTAACGAAATTGTTTCCACTGATCCAAATAGAAATGGTCCATCTAAAGGTTCTAAAACTGTCGTTGAGAACAGGGATGATTTTGTATGGGTCGATGGTGAGTCCAATGAACCTCCTAGGATGGCTCCTGTTGCACCTAGTCAAAAGACTCTACCGCACACTTCGATTAATAACCAAGTAATTGAAAACCCAACTAGTGAAAGAAATGCTGAAAGTAGCAActattcaacttcaaagcCTGTTCAAGCTAACTTTTCAAATATTAACCCAGTCCAAAAGCACCAAAATGACCTGGATAATGAAGAGGCTA